One genomic region from Streptomyces sp. NBC_00582 encodes:
- a CDS encoding HAD family hydrolase has protein sequence MSIRAVVWDVDDTLFDYTTADREGMRGHLVAERLLEGYGTAEQALDRWREVTDQQWARFSAGEVTFEGQRRDRVRVFLGRPELTDAEADDWFRRYLGHYEAAWALFPDVLPTLDALAASHRHAVLSNSSLTVQDHKLRVLGVHDRFETILCAAELGVSKPEAAAFLAACDALELAPHEVAYVGDHPEIDGRGAADAGLLSVWIDRYGGTATVEVPPGRHRIATLAELPAILGADTRFGAPSTFG, from the coding sequence ATGAGCATTCGTGCCGTGGTCTGGGACGTTGACGACACCCTCTTCGACTACACGACCGCCGACCGCGAGGGCATGCGGGGGCATCTGGTGGCCGAGAGGCTGCTGGAGGGGTACGGGACCGCGGAGCAGGCCCTCGACCGGTGGCGGGAGGTCACCGATCAGCAGTGGGCGCGCTTCTCCGCGGGCGAGGTCACCTTCGAGGGGCAGCGGCGGGACCGGGTGCGGGTCTTCCTGGGCCGGCCGGAGCTCACCGACGCCGAGGCCGACGACTGGTTCCGGCGCTACCTCGGGCACTACGAGGCCGCCTGGGCGCTTTTCCCCGACGTGCTGCCCACCCTGGACGCCCTCGCCGCCAGCCACCGGCACGCGGTGCTGTCCAACTCCAGCCTCACCGTCCAGGACCACAAGCTGCGCGTGCTCGGGGTGCACGACCGCTTCGAGACCATCCTGTGCGCGGCCGAGCTGGGCGTGTCCAAGCCGGAGGCCGCCGCCTTCCTCGCCGCCTGCGACGCCCTGGAGCTGGCCCCGCACGAGGTGGCGTACGTCGGCGACCACCCCGAGATCGACGGACGGGGCGCCGCCGACGCCGGTCTGCTCTCGGTGTGGATCGACCGCTACGGCGGTACGGCGACCGTCGAGGTGCCGCCCGGCCGGCATCGGATCGCCACCCTCGCCGAACTCCCCGCGATCCTCGGCGCGGATACCCGTTTTGGAGCCCCGTCCACCTTCGGGTAA
- a CDS encoding type II toxin-antitoxin system RelE family toxin: protein MSEYRVQFTVEARAAYDGLPTERRAQLDKAVRILARDPFRKVATAQLGPDEHLRKAYVAPGVMLEYMVAGAVMVVVVLEIFDEFAYLVDEAEAQ, encoded by the coding sequence GTGAGCGAGTACCGAGTCCAGTTCACCGTCGAGGCCCGCGCGGCGTACGACGGCCTGCCCACCGAGCGGCGAGCCCAGTTGGACAAGGCCGTGCGGATACTGGCACGGGACCCTTTCCGCAAGGTCGCGACCGCGCAACTCGGGCCCGACGAACACCTGCGCAAGGCCTACGTGGCTCCCGGGGTGATGTTGGAGTACATGGTCGCGGGCGCCGTCATGGTCGTCGTCGTGCTGGAGATCTTCGACGAGTTCGCCTACCTGGTCGACGAAGCCGAAGCGCAGTGA
- the gltX gene encoding glutamate--tRNA ligase translates to MASAPGSPVRVRFCPSPTGNPHVGLVRTALFNWAFARHHQGTLVFRIEDTDAARDSEESYDQLLDSLRWLGFAWDEGPEIGGPHAPYRQSQRMDLYKDVAAKLLDAGHAYHCYCSQEELDTRREAARAAGKPSGYDGHCRDLTEAQVEEYRAQGRAPIVRFRMPDETITFTDLVRGELTFTPENVPDYGIVRANGAPLYTLVNPVDDALMEITHVLRGEDLLSSTPRQIALYKALIELGIAKGTPAFGHLPYVMGEGNKKLSKRDPESSLNLYRERGFLPEGLLNYLSLLGWSLSADQDIFTLDEMIAAFDIADVNPNPARFDLKKCEAINADHIRMLDVKDFTERCAPWLRAPFAPWAPEDFDEAKWEAIAPHAQTRLKVLSEITDNVDFLFLAEPVTDEASWTKAMKEGADALLVTAREKLESADWTSAESLKEAVLAAGEAHGLKLGKAQAPVRVAVTGRTVGLPLFESLEILGKEKTLARIDAALAKLAA, encoded by the coding sequence GTGGCTAGCGCACCCGGCTCACCCGTCCGCGTACGTTTCTGTCCTTCCCCCACCGGTAACCCGCATGTGGGCCTGGTCCGCACCGCCCTGTTCAACTGGGCGTTCGCCAGGCACCACCAGGGCACGCTGGTCTTCCGCATCGAGGACACCGACGCGGCCCGCGACTCCGAGGAGTCCTACGACCAGCTGCTCGACTCGCTGCGCTGGCTGGGCTTCGCCTGGGACGAGGGCCCCGAGATCGGCGGCCCGCACGCGCCGTACCGCCAGTCGCAGCGCATGGACCTCTACAAGGACGTCGCGGCCAAGCTCCTCGACGCCGGCCACGCCTACCACTGCTACTGCTCCCAGGAGGAGCTGGACACCCGCCGCGAGGCCGCCCGCGCCGCCGGCAAGCCGTCCGGCTACGACGGCCACTGCCGTGACCTCACCGAGGCGCAGGTCGAGGAGTACAGGGCCCAGGGGCGCGCGCCGATCGTCCGCTTCCGGATGCCCGACGAGACGATCACCTTCACGGACCTGGTCCGCGGCGAGCTGACGTTCACCCCGGAGAACGTGCCCGACTACGGCATCGTCCGCGCGAACGGCGCCCCCCTCTACACGCTCGTCAACCCGGTCGACGACGCCCTGATGGAGATCACCCACGTCCTGCGCGGCGAGGACCTGCTCTCCTCCACCCCGCGCCAGATCGCCCTGTACAAGGCGCTGATCGAGCTGGGCATCGCCAAGGGGACCCCCGCCTTCGGGCATCTGCCGTACGTGATGGGCGAGGGCAACAAGAAGCTCTCCAAGCGCGACCCCGAGTCGTCCCTCAACCTCTACCGGGAGCGCGGCTTCCTCCCCGAGGGCCTGCTCAACTACCTCTCGCTGCTCGGCTGGTCGCTCTCCGCCGACCAGGACATCTTCACGCTGGACGAGATGATCGCGGCCTTCGACATCGCGGACGTCAACCCCAACCCGGCGCGCTTCGACCTCAAGAAGTGCGAGGCGATCAACGCCGACCACATCCGCATGCTCGATGTGAAGGACTTCACGGAGCGCTGCGCCCCGTGGCTGAGGGCGCCGTTCGCCCCCTGGGCCCCTGAGGACTTCGACGAGGCCAAGTGGGAGGCGATCGCCCCGCACGCCCAGACCCGCCTCAAGGTCCTCTCCGAGATCACCGACAACGTCGACTTCCTGTTCCTCGCGGAGCCGGTCACCGACGAGGCCTCGTGGACGAAGGCGATGAAGGAGGGCGCGGACGCCCTCCTCGTCACGGCCCGCGAGAAGCTGGAGTCGGCCGACTGGACCTCGGCGGAGTCCCTGAAGGAGGCCGTCCTGGCCGCCGGCGAGGCCCACGGCCTCAAGCTCGGCAAGGCCCAGGCCCCGGTCCGCGTCGCCGTCACCGGCCGCACGGTCGGCCTCCCCCTCTTCGAGTCCCTGGAGATCCTGGGCAAGGAGAAGACGCTGGCACGGATCGACGCGGCCCTGGCGAAGCTGGCGGCGTAA
- a CDS encoding fumarylacetoacetate hydrolase family protein, protein MRIARFSIDGNVAFGAVEGDKPDELVLDIIKGIPFAEFELSGTKVPLSKVRLLPPVLPNKVVAFGRNYAEHARELGNEVPDAPFAFFKPSTSVIGPGDDIQYPPFSEELHHEAELAVVIGRMCREVPRERVADVIFGYTCANDVTARDVQRREKQWARAKGFDTSCPLGPWVETDLDLATASDLTIQLTVDGRQRQLGRTSEMIHSIEDLIVNITEAMTLLPGDVILTGTPAGVGPLAVGDEVAVTIEGIGTLTNKVVKRG, encoded by the coding sequence GTGCGCATCGCCAGGTTCTCCATCGACGGCAACGTCGCCTTCGGCGCGGTCGAGGGCGACAAGCCGGACGAGCTCGTCCTCGACATCATCAAGGGCATCCCGTTCGCGGAATTCGAGCTCTCCGGCACCAAGGTGCCGCTGAGCAAGGTCCGGCTGCTCCCGCCCGTCCTGCCCAACAAGGTGGTGGCCTTCGGCCGCAACTACGCCGAGCACGCGCGCGAGCTGGGCAACGAGGTGCCGGACGCCCCGTTCGCCTTCTTCAAGCCGTCCACCTCGGTGATCGGCCCCGGCGACGACATCCAGTACCCGCCGTTCTCCGAGGAACTGCACCACGAGGCCGAGCTCGCGGTCGTCATCGGCCGGATGTGCCGCGAGGTCCCGCGCGAACGCGTCGCGGACGTGATCTTCGGCTACACCTGCGCCAACGACGTCACCGCGCGGGACGTCCAGCGGCGGGAGAAGCAGTGGGCGCGGGCCAAGGGCTTCGACACCTCCTGCCCGCTCGGCCCCTGGGTGGAGACGGACCTGGACCTCGCCACCGCGTCCGACCTCACGATCCAGCTCACGGTCGACGGCCGGCAGCGCCAGCTGGGCCGCACCAGCGAGATGATCCACTCGATCGAGGATCTGATCGTCAACATCACCGAGGCCATGACACTGCTCCCCGGCGACGTCATCCTCACGGGCACCCCGGCAGGGGTCGGCCCCCTGGCTGTCGGCGACGAGGTCGCCGTCACCATCGAAGGCATCGGCACTCTCACCAACAAGGTTGTCAAGCGTGGCTAG
- a CDS encoding sensor histidine kinase, producing MQGRFKRDGSASAEPEPHGGTAPSNGSSSPQHAQNPGPVTSGDGGERPGRPGASASPSPLPPTPTVKPPAGPTGPGPRVALRNWRISTRLVALLTLPVVAATTLGALRINQSMDDIQQLDNMKLLTDMTKQATELAVALQEERDRSAGPLSHGTKATDFGIKGYRTKTDRSVTAFQDASEEINSASKDGNLQGVRDSLVGLLADLQNLQKIRSTAYAEKGNSSQTVDAYHQLITKLLDLSQDMAQATSNPEMIQRTRALSAFSNAKEYASVQRAVLAAALPANNTSYGELSNNERQYAKAAFDNEDSELSSFRSIYGDDNAEGLLKPIEEGNPVIEESDTYASRAFASNSGLTSQDQRSYQDWIDDSSTKIRQMNNIEHTLLEDMEQKARELRSESERDAIINGALILLVLGVSLVGAFVVARSMIRSLRRLQETATKVAQDRLPELVKQLSESDPQDVDTSVESVGVHSRDEIGQVAAAFDDVHREAVRLAAEQALLRGNVNAMFTNLSRRSQGLIQRQLSLISELESREADPDQLSSLFKLDHLATRMRRNGENLLVLAGEEPGRRWTRPVPLVDVLRAAASEVEQYERIELASVPSTEVAGRVVNDLVHLLAELLENATSFSSPQTKVKVTGHALPDGRVLIEIHDTGIGLSPEDLAAINERLASPPTVDVSVSRRMGLFVVGRLSQRHGIRIQLRPSDSGGTTALVMLPVDVAQGGKKPQPKPGQGGSAGGPAAAQAAAGAAAARRQGGQQGGPLGAGAPGGGALGAGPGSGPGAGGRLAAGQGPRAALPGRDGGGRPGGQPPRGPQSPVPPQQDRPAPAGAGAGFGAPAQGFQSPGTNGQGNGQGQDFFGGSRPPQRKNNSEQRGRQPQLPPRGGPRAELPGGNAQPRVTSWGDENAQPPVPRTPLDAPRGHEEPDVAQTSRMPRIDDRHGPAATAEMPAVPRIDERQGPADFGRGGVNGLQGTGQFPAVSPQDTGQFQRPGAGDRQDGFTRSDVFGAPGGQNAPANPNQFAPQAYDNGSTGQFAAPGYDNSSTGQHALPGRQDLSSTGQFERPQINGTNGYGSPRPQVPPRPAHRPEPEALPPAQGPGDGRTPLYDTLETNWFHGGPQAGEQAPAPQAPPAQPPAPAAPQRPAAGGPSTSSWRTSPNDELVRQAERVRQPAAGGVTTSGLPRRVPRANLVPGTAQQQQHQTGPQVSRAPDDVRGRLTNLRRGIAQGRQAGNGQTGSFPSPTHPQER from the coding sequence GTGCAGGGACGTTTCAAGAGGGATGGCAGTGCTTCGGCGGAGCCGGAGCCGCACGGCGGGACTGCCCCCAGCAATGGCAGCTCCTCGCCCCAGCACGCCCAGAACCCGGGTCCGGTCACGTCCGGCGACGGCGGTGAGCGCCCCGGGCGCCCCGGCGCGTCCGCGTCGCCGAGTCCCCTTCCCCCGACTCCGACGGTCAAGCCGCCGGCCGGCCCCACCGGGCCCGGCCCCCGTGTGGCGCTGCGCAACTGGCGCATCTCCACGCGTCTGGTGGCGCTGCTCACCCTCCCGGTGGTCGCGGCCACCACGCTGGGCGCGCTGCGCATCAACCAGTCGATGGACGACATCCAGCAGCTCGACAACATGAAGCTGCTGACGGACATGACCAAGCAGGCGACCGAGCTCGCCGTCGCCCTCCAGGAGGAGCGCGACCGCTCGGCCGGCCCGCTGTCGCACGGCACCAAGGCGACCGACTTCGGCATCAAGGGCTACCGGACCAAGACGGACCGGTCCGTGACCGCCTTCCAGGACGCCTCCGAGGAGATCAACAGCGCCTCCAAGGACGGCAACCTCCAGGGTGTCCGCGACAGCCTCGTCGGTCTTCTGGCCGACCTGCAGAACCTCCAGAAGATCCGCTCCACGGCGTACGCGGAGAAGGGCAACTCCTCCCAGACGGTCGACGCCTACCACCAGCTCATCACCAAGCTGCTGGACCTCTCGCAGGACATGGCCCAGGCCACCAGCAACCCGGAGATGATCCAGCGCACGCGTGCGCTGTCCGCCTTCTCCAACGCCAAGGAGTACGCCTCCGTCCAGCGCGCCGTCCTCGCGGCGGCGCTGCCCGCGAACAACACGTCGTACGGCGAGCTCTCCAACAACGAGCGCCAGTACGCCAAGGCCGCGTTCGACAACGAGGACTCCGAGCTCTCCAGCTTCCGCAGCATCTACGGCGACGACAACGCCGAGGGACTGCTGAAGCCCATCGAGGAGGGCAACCCGGTCATCGAGGAGTCGGACACCTACGCCTCGCGTGCGTTCGCCTCCAACTCCGGTCTGACCTCGCAGGACCAGCGGTCGTACCAGGACTGGATCGACGACTCGTCGACCAAGATCCGCCAGATGAACAACATCGAGCACACCCTGCTCGAGGACATGGAGCAGAAGGCCCGCGAGCTGCGCTCCGAGTCCGAGCGCGACGCCATCATCAACGGTGCCCTCATCCTGCTCGTCCTCGGCGTGTCGCTGGTCGGCGCCTTCGTCGTCGCCCGGTCCATGATCCGCTCGCTGCGCCGGCTCCAGGAGACCGCCACCAAGGTCGCCCAGGACCGTCTGCCCGAGCTGGTCAAGCAGCTCTCCGAGTCCGACCCGCAGGACGTCGACACGTCCGTGGAGTCGGTCGGTGTGCACTCCCGGGACGAGATCGGCCAGGTGGCCGCGGCCTTCGACGACGTGCACCGCGAGGCGGTCCGCCTCGCCGCCGAGCAGGCCCTTCTGCGGGGCAACGTCAACGCGATGTTCACCAACCTCTCGCGCCGCTCCCAGGGCCTCATCCAGCGTCAGCTCTCGCTCATCTCCGAACTGGAGTCCCGCGAGGCCGACCCGGACCAGCTCTCCTCGCTCTTCAAGCTCGACCACCTCGCCACCCGTATGCGCCGTAACGGTGAGAACCTCCTGGTCCTCGCGGGTGAAGAGCCCGGCCGACGCTGGACCCGCCCGGTCCCCCTGGTCGACGTCCTGCGCGCCGCCGCCTCCGAGGTGGAGCAGTACGAGCGCATCGAACTGGCCTCCGTGCCGTCCACCGAAGTGGCCGGCCGGGTCGTCAACGACCTCGTGCACCTCCTCGCCGAGCTGCTCGAGAACGCCACCTCGTTCTCCTCGCCGCAGACCAAGGTCAAGGTCACCGGTCACGCGCTGCCCGACGGCCGCGTCCTGATCGAGATCCACGACACCGGTATCGGCCTCTCCCCCGAGGACCTCGCGGCGATCAACGAGCGGCTCGCCTCGCCGCCCACCGTGGACGTCTCCGTCTCCCGCCGCATGGGCCTCTTCGTGGTCGGCCGTCTGTCCCAGCGGCACGGCATCCGCATCCAGCTCCGCCCGTCCGACTCCGGTGGTACGACCGCGCTGGTCATGCTGCCCGTGGACGTCGCCCAGGGCGGCAAGAAGCCCCAGCCCAAGCCCGGTCAGGGCGGCTCCGCCGGCGGTCCCGCCGCCGCGCAGGCCGCCGCGGGTGCCGCCGCCGCGCGTCGCCAGGGCGGCCAGCAGGGCGGTCCGCTCGGCGCCGGCGCTCCCGGGGGCGGTGCCCTCGGCGCTGGTCCCGGCTCCGGTCCCGGTGCGGGCGGCCGCCTCGCCGCCGGCCAGGGTCCCCGGGCCGCGCTGCCCGGCCGTGACGGCGGTGGCCGTCCCGGCGGCCAGCCCCCGCGCGGACCGCAGTCCCCCGTCCCGCCCCAGCAGGACCGTCCGGCCCCGGCCGGTGCGGGTGCCGGCTTCGGCGCTCCGGCGCAGGGCTTCCAGAGCCCCGGGACCAACGGCCAGGGCAACGGCCAGGGCCAGGACTTCTTCGGCGGCAGCCGTCCGCCGCAGCGCAAGAACAACTCCGAGCAGCGTGGCCGTCAGCCGCAGCTCCCGCCGCGCGGCGGCCCGCGCGCCGAGCTGCCCGGCGGCAACGCGCAGCCGCGCGTGACGAGCTGGGGCGACGAGAACGCCCAGCCGCCGGTGCCGCGCACCCCGCTGGACGCCCCGCGCGGCCACGAGGAGCCGGATGTCGCGCAGACCTCGCGCATGCCGCGCATCGACGACCGGCACGGTCCCGCCGCCACGGCGGAGATGCCGGCCGTCCCGCGCATCGACGAGCGCCAGGGTCCGGCCGACTTCGGCCGCGGCGGTGTCAACGGTCTGCAGGGCACGGGCCAGTTCCCGGCCGTGAGCCCCCAGGACACCGGTCAGTTCCAGCGCCCGGGCGCCGGCGACCGCCAGGACGGCTTCACCCGCTCCGACGTCTTCGGCGCCCCGGGCGGGCAGAACGCCCCGGCGAACCCGAACCAGTTCGCTCCGCAGGCGTACGACAACGGCTCCACGGGCCAGTTCGCCGCTCCCGGCTACGACAACTCCTCGACCGGCCAGCACGCGCTGCCCGGCCGCCAGGACCTGTCGTCGACGGGACAGTTCGAGCGCCCCCAGATCAACGGGACCAACGGCTACGGCTCGCCGCGGCCGCAGGTTCCGCCGCGTCCCGCCCACCGTCCCGAGCCGGAGGCGCTGCCGCCGGCCCAGGGTCCGGGCGACGGTCGCACCCCGCTGTACGACACGCTGGAGACCAACTGGTTCCACGGCGGTCCGCAGGCGGGCGAGCAGGCTCCCGCGCCGCAGGCTCCGCCGGCGCAGCCGCCGGCTCCGGCCGCCCCTCAGCGGCCGGCGGCGGGCGGCCCCTCGACCTCCTCGTGGCGCACCTCGCCGAACGACGAACTCGTCCGGCAGGCCGAGCGCGTCCGGCAGCCGGCCGCGGGCGGGGTCACCACCTCCGGTCTGCCGCGCCGGGTCCCCCGGGCCAACCTGGTCCCGGGCACGGCACAGCAGCAACAGCACCAAACCGGTCCGCAGGTCTCGCGTGCGCCTGACGACGTACGCGGACGGCTGACCAATCTTCGTCGGGGCATCGCGCAGGGTCGTCAGGCCGGCAACGGTCAGACCGGCAGTTTCCCGAGCCCCACTCACCCGCAGGAGCGTTAG
- a CDS encoding roadblock/LC7 domain-containing protein codes for MSQAAQNLNWLITNFVDNTPGVSHTVVVSADGLLLAMSEGFPRDRADQLAAVASGLTSLTAGASRIFEGGSVAQTVVEMERGFLFLMSVSDGSSLAVLAHPECDIGLVGYEMALLVDRAGAVLTPDLRAELQGSLLH; via the coding sequence ATGAGCCAGGCGGCACAGAATCTGAACTGGTTGATCACCAACTTCGTGGACAACACCCCCGGGGTGTCCCACACCGTCGTCGTGTCCGCCGACGGGCTCCTGCTCGCGATGTCCGAGGGCTTCCCGCGCGACCGTGCCGATCAGCTCGCGGCGGTCGCGTCGGGGCTCACCTCGCTCACGGCCGGCGCGTCCCGGATCTTCGAGGGCGGCAGTGTGGCCCAGACGGTCGTCGAGATGGAGCGAGGATTCCTCTTCCTCATGTCCGTCTCGGACGGCTCTTCCCTGGCCGTGCTCGCGCACCCCGAGTGCGACATCGGCCTCGTCGGCTACGAGATGGCGCTGCTGGTCGACCGCGCGGGCGCGGTCCTCACCCCGGACCTGCGCGCCGAACTCCAGGGCAGTCTGCTCCACTGA
- a CDS encoding DUF742 domain-containing protein has product MTPPPAHHDPYAEPYGDEGDQPLVRPYAMTGGRTRPRYQLAIEALISTTADPAALMGLLPEHQRICHLCREVKSVAEVSALLAMPLGVARILVADLAEAGLVAIHQPGGDENNGGAPDVTLLERVLSGLRKL; this is encoded by the coding sequence ATGACCCCGCCCCCCGCCCATCATGATCCGTACGCGGAGCCGTACGGGGATGAGGGCGACCAGCCGCTGGTGCGTCCGTACGCGATGACCGGCGGCCGGACCCGGCCGCGCTATCAGCTCGCCATCGAGGCGCTGATCAGCACCACGGCCGACCCGGCAGCACTGATGGGGCTGCTCCCGGAGCACCAGCGCATCTGCCACCTGTGCCGCGAGGTGAAGTCGGTCGCCGAGGTCTCGGCGCTGCTGGCCATGCCGCTGGGTGTGGCCCGGATCCTGGTGGCGGACCTCGCCGAGGCCGGTCTGGTGGCCATCCACCAGCCGGGCGGCGACGAGAACAACGGCGGCGCTCCGGACGTGACGCTGCTCGAAAGGGTGCTCAGTGGACTTCGCAAGCTCTGA
- a CDS encoding GTP-binding protein — translation MDFASSDGGRATTSAKIVVAGGFGVGKTTFVGAVSEINPLRTEAVMTSASAGIDDLTHTGDKTTTTVAMDFGRITLDQDLILYLFGTPGQDRFWFMWDDLVRGAIGAVVLVDTRRLADCFPAVDYFENSGLPFVVALNGFDGQQPYQPEEVREALQIGPDTPIITTDARHRSDAKSALITLVEHALMARLR, via the coding sequence GTGGACTTCGCAAGCTCTGACGGGGGCCGGGCCACCACTTCCGCGAAGATCGTGGTGGCGGGTGGCTTCGGCGTGGGCAAGACCACGTTCGTGGGCGCGGTCTCCGAGATCAACCCGCTGCGTACCGAGGCCGTCATGACGTCCGCGTCGGCGGGCATCGACGACCTCACCCACACCGGGGACAAGACCACCACCACGGTGGCCATGGACTTCGGCCGTATCACCCTGGACCAGGACCTGATCCTCTACCTGTTCGGCACGCCCGGCCAGGACCGGTTCTGGTTCATGTGGGACGACCTGGTGCGCGGCGCGATCGGGGCGGTCGTGCTCGTGGACACCCGTCGTCTCGCCGACTGCTTCCCCGCGGTCGACTACTTCGAGAACTCCGGGCTGCCGTTCGTCGTCGCCCTCAACGGCTTCGACGGGCAGCAGCCGTACCAGCCCGAGGAGGTGCGCGAGGCGCTGCAGATCGGCCCGGACACCCCGATCATCACGACGGACGCCCGGCACCGCTCGGACGCCAAGTCGGCGCTCATCACGCTGGTCGAGCATGCGCTCATGGCGCGTTTGCGGTAA